One Curtobacterium sp. MCLR17_032 genomic window carries:
- a CDS encoding aldehyde dehydrogenase family protein, translating to MTLDAPTTTAPSSDDSSADTITVLDPVTGEVASETRRSTADEVRDAVARARAAATGWARTAPGERGALLRAAAERLRDHADELAAMNTRETGKVPGDALGGVEAGINTLIQYAELGPLHRGEALRGNHGAADFAVPHPRGVVLALTPWNDPVAVACGILGAAIAAGNTVVHKGSERSPGTIALLNRLLAAELPEGVLVGVDGDATTGEQLLAEDVIAVYAHVGSTATGDRLAEAALRTRAHVIRENGGNDAAVVDADVDPVWAADQVALGAFANTGQICTSVERVYVHRDVAEEFTAALVRAAERKTASAAADFGPLVDERLRATVQQHVDQAVAAGAQVLTGGAVPAGAGTFYPATVLTGCTDDMLVLTEETFGPVAPIRIVEDMAEGLRLAAEDRYGLAATVLTGDTASALQAAAELPVGTVKINAVFGGAPGGSAEPRGASGSGFGYGPHLLDEMTTTTVVHLEAAPRRATATAAGSSAVDPATAGSHDTDTATAEDVR from the coding sequence ATGACGCTCGATGCCCCCACCACCACCGCTCCGTCGTCGGACGACTCGTCCGCGGACACGATCACGGTGCTCGACCCCGTGACCGGTGAGGTGGCCTCGGAGACCCGGCGCAGCACGGCGGACGAGGTGCGTGACGCCGTCGCGCGGGCCCGGGCAGCGGCGACCGGCTGGGCACGCACGGCTCCCGGCGAGCGTGGGGCGCTCCTCCGCGCCGCGGCCGAGCGATTGCGCGACCACGCCGACGAGCTTGCGGCGATGAACACCCGCGAGACCGGCAAGGTGCCGGGCGACGCCCTCGGCGGGGTCGAGGCGGGCATCAACACGCTCATCCAGTACGCCGAGCTCGGCCCGCTGCACCGCGGTGAGGCGTTGCGCGGCAACCACGGCGCCGCCGACTTCGCGGTCCCGCACCCCCGGGGCGTCGTCCTCGCGCTGACCCCGTGGAACGACCCGGTGGCCGTGGCGTGCGGGATCCTCGGCGCGGCGATCGCGGCCGGCAACACCGTCGTCCACAAGGGCAGCGAGCGGAGCCCGGGCACGATCGCCCTGCTGAACCGCCTGCTCGCCGCCGAACTGCCCGAGGGCGTGCTCGTCGGGGTCGACGGCGACGCCACGACGGGCGAACAGCTCCTGGCCGAGGACGTCATCGCGGTCTACGCGCACGTCGGCTCGACCGCGACGGGTGACCGTCTCGCCGAGGCAGCACTCCGCACCCGCGCCCACGTCATCCGCGAGAACGGCGGCAACGACGCAGCCGTCGTGGACGCCGACGTCGACCCCGTCTGGGCCGCCGACCAGGTCGCCCTCGGGGCGTTCGCGAACACCGGGCAGATCTGCACGAGCGTCGAGCGCGTCTACGTGCACCGCGACGTCGCCGAGGAGTTCACCGCCGCCCTGGTGCGGGCCGCCGAGCGCAAGACGGCCTCTGCCGCGGCCGACTTCGGTCCCCTGGTGGACGAGCGGCTCCGTGCCACGGTGCAGCAGCACGTCGACCAGGCCGTCGCCGCGGGCGCCCAGGTGCTGACCGGCGGCGCCGTGCCCGCAGGCGCCGGCACCTTCTACCCCGCCACCGTCCTCACCGGCTGCACCGACGACATGCTCGTCCTCACCGAGGAGACCTTCGGTCCGGTCGCCCCGATCCGCATCGTCGAGGACATGGCCGAGGGCCTGCGTCTCGCCGCGGAGGACCGGTACGGCCTGGCCGCGACCGTCCTGACCGGCGACACCGCGTCCGCACTGCAGGCCGCCGCCGAGCTGCCGGTCGGCACCGTGAAGATCAACGCCGTGTTCGGTGGCGCGCCCGGCGGCAGCGCGGAGCCGCGCGGTGCGTCGGGCTCCGGCTTCGGCTACGGCCCGCACCTGCTCGACGAGATGACGACGACCACCGTCGTGCACCTCGAGGCCGCCCCGCGCCGCGCCACGGCCACCGCCGCGGGCAGCAGCGCCGTCGACCCGGCCACCGCCGGCAGCCACGACACCGACACCGCGACCGCCGAGGACGTCCGATGA
- a CDS encoding SIS domain-containing protein encodes MTIEQTGIGTTETPTSTRTVLDHIAASVPVIASLVDHGDHIAAWADDIAGRLVAGRRLLAAGNGGSAAEAQHLTSELTGRFDGDRPAYSAISLHAESSAVTAIGNDYGFEEVFARQVRAHARAGDVVVLLSTSGRSANLLAAAAAARDAGARSIAMTGALPNPLASVVDDVIAIDGPSANVQEAQLVLVHALCRAMEPALRRGGTR; translated from the coding sequence ATGACCATCGAGCAGACCGGGATCGGCACGACCGAGACCCCGACCAGCACCCGCACGGTGCTCGACCACATCGCCGCGTCCGTGCCGGTGATCGCGTCCCTCGTCGACCACGGCGACCACATCGCCGCCTGGGCCGACGACATCGCGGGGCGCCTGGTCGCCGGACGTCGCCTGCTGGCCGCGGGCAACGGCGGTTCCGCGGCCGAGGCGCAGCACCTGACCTCGGAGCTGACCGGCCGCTTCGACGGGGACCGGCCGGCGTACTCGGCGATCTCGCTGCACGCCGAGTCCTCCGCCGTCACCGCGATCGGCAACGACTACGGCTTCGAGGAGGTCTTCGCCCGCCAGGTCCGCGCCCACGCCCGCGCCGGGGACGTCGTCGTCCTGCTCAGCACCAGCGGCAGGAGCGCGAACCTGCTCGCCGCCGCAGCCGCCGCCCGCGACGCCGGAGCCCGGTCGATCGCGATGACCGGTGCGCTGCCGAACCCGCTCGCGAGCGTCGTGGACGACGTCATCGCCATCGACGGTCCGTCCGCCAACGTGCAGGAGGCCCAGCTCGTCCTCGTGCACGCCCTCTGCCGGGCCATGGAGCCCGCGCTCCGCCGTGGAGGCACCCGATGA
- a CDS encoding SDR family oxidoreductase, which yields MPVPTTPIGRVLVTGGASGLGAAVVAAVTEAGGTPIVLDLRIDQVPEGVDAVAVDVSDTDAVERAVAEAVERHGGLDAVVTAAGIDTPAPIDAISSGNWEKIVGVNLIGTASTVRAALPALEATHGRVVTISSSLALRGVGHGTAYSASKFGVRGFSQALAAETAGRVGVTNVIPAGMRTNFFADRTEQYKPGPDAQLIEPEYVANSIIFALSQPAGCEIRELSIMPATEPSWP from the coding sequence ATGCCCGTCCCCACCACCCCCATCGGCCGCGTCCTCGTCACCGGCGGCGCCTCCGGACTCGGCGCAGCCGTCGTGGCCGCCGTCACCGAGGCCGGTGGCACCCCGATCGTCCTCGACCTGCGCATCGACCAGGTCCCCGAGGGCGTCGACGCCGTCGCCGTGGACGTCTCGGACACCGACGCCGTCGAACGTGCCGTCGCCGAAGCGGTCGAGCGCCACGGTGGCCTGGACGCCGTCGTCACCGCTGCGGGCATCGACACCCCCGCCCCGATCGACGCCATCTCGTCCGGCAACTGGGAGAAGATCGTCGGCGTCAACCTCATCGGCACCGCCTCGACCGTCCGCGCCGCGCTCCCCGCGCTCGAGGCCACACACGGCCGCGTCGTCACGATCTCGTCGTCGCTCGCCCTGCGCGGCGTCGGCCACGGCACCGCCTACTCGGCGTCGAAGTTCGGCGTCCGCGGGTTCTCGCAGGCCCTCGCCGCCGAGACCGCCGGCCGTGTCGGTGTCACCAACGTGATCCCCGCGGGCATGCGGACGAACTTCTTCGCCGACCGTACCGAGCAGTACAAGCCGGGGCCGGACGCGCAGCTCATCGAGCCGGAGTACGTCGCGAACTCGATCATCTTCGCCCTCTCGCAGCCGGCCGGGTGCGAGATCCGCGAGCTGTCGATCATGCCGGCGACGGAGCCCAGCTGGCCCTGA
- a CDS encoding glycosyltransferase family 9 protein, which translates to MVQIGRGGERFEGVREIAVLRGGGLGDLMFAMPAIEALAAAYPEARIILLGTPTARVLLAGRTDAVHAVEELPVSPGVRDGGEGAPDLEDFFARLRGRFDLAVQLHGGGRNSNPFLLRLGAAHSVGTATEDAVPTERWVRYVYYQHEVLRALEVVGLAGAEPVTLGPRLTVTDDERAAVRQRLGVTGRLVAMHPGATDPRRRWSPDRFAAVAVARLEAGDDVVLVGDDSDRPAATAIRASVTEAVGPDAARRLHDLTGTLPLVELPAVLGAADVMVGDDSGPRHLAVAVGTPTVGVFWFGNVINAGPLDRGRHRVLMSFVTRCPVCGIDVTQVGWTAERCEHDPSFVDEITPDRVLADVEDLLATN; encoded by the coding sequence GTGGTGCAGATCGGACGTGGCGGCGAACGGTTCGAGGGGGTCCGTGAGATCGCGGTCCTCCGGGGTGGGGGACTCGGTGACCTGATGTTCGCGATGCCGGCGATCGAGGCCCTGGCGGCCGCGTACCCGGAGGCCCGGATCATCCTGCTCGGGACGCCGACGGCCCGCGTGCTGCTGGCCGGCCGCACCGACGCCGTGCACGCCGTCGAGGAGCTCCCCGTGTCGCCCGGGGTCCGCGACGGTGGCGAGGGCGCCCCCGACCTGGAGGACTTCTTCGCCCGCCTGCGCGGACGGTTCGACCTGGCGGTGCAGCTGCACGGCGGCGGTCGGAACTCGAACCCGTTCCTGCTCCGGCTCGGCGCGGCGCACTCGGTCGGTACCGCCACCGAGGACGCCGTCCCCACCGAGCGCTGGGTCCGCTACGTCTACTACCAGCACGAGGTGCTCCGGGCGCTCGAGGTCGTCGGGCTCGCCGGCGCGGAACCGGTCACGCTCGGCCCCCGCCTCACGGTCACCGACGACGAGCGGGCTGCGGTCCGACAGCGGCTCGGCGTCACCGGGCGTCTCGTCGCGATGCACCCCGGCGCCACCGACCCCCGCCGCCGCTGGAGCCCGGACCGGTTCGCCGCCGTCGCCGTCGCCCGGCTCGAGGCGGGCGACGACGTCGTGTTGGTCGGCGACGACTCGGACCGGCCGGCCGCGACCGCGATCCGGGCGTCCGTCACCGAGGCCGTCGGCCCCGACGCCGCCCGGCGGCTGCACGACCTCACCGGCACCCTGCCGCTGGTGGAGTTGCCCGCCGTGCTCGGTGCCGCCGACGTGATGGTCGGCGACGACTCCGGCCCGCGGCACCTCGCCGTCGCCGTCGGCACCCCCACCGTCGGCGTGTTCTGGTTCGGCAACGTCATCAACGCCGGCCCCCTGGACCGCGGACGGCACCGCGTCCTCATGAGCTTCGTCACGCGCTGCCCGGTGTGCGGGATCGACGTCACCCAGGTGGGCTGGACCGCGGAACGCTGCGAGCACGACCCGTCCTTCGTCGACGAGATCACCCCGGACCGCGTCCTGGCGGACGTCGAGGACCTGCTCGCCACCAACTGA
- a CDS encoding PfkB family carbohydrate kinase produces MTDRQLRIVVVGDTLLDVDVSGTSDRLSPDAPVPVVDVRSDQRRAGGAGLVATMLVKDGHDVTLVTVLGDDGPADQLRSLLPGVRIVDGHSGAPTPVKTRVRVGEHALVRIDEGCDTPPVPAVTSAMRDALDGADAVIVADYGRGLTEAAEMRAALHAVVAHTPVVWDPHPKGATPVAGTTVATPNASEAHRFTGIAGSGVAFATDAAADLVARWDVQAVAVTMGDRGALVGSRTPRGADSRFVPAPSVTAGDPCGAGDRLAAGVAVALASGAEIADAVTAGVEAASAYLAVGGVASLVEGAPPAPIAVPGADRDALRVVHEVRAAGGVVVATGGCFDLLHAGHARTLSAARALGDCLVVCLNSDESVRGLKGPDRPIMGQDDRVELLLALDCVDAVVVFDESTPDEALRRFRPDVWAKGGDYTADELPESVTLAEWGGRVVTVPFHPGRSTTRLAAAIERVG; encoded by the coding sequence ATGACCGACCGCCAGCTCCGCATCGTCGTCGTCGGCGACACCCTGCTCGACGTCGACGTCAGCGGCACCAGCGACCGGCTCAGCCCGGACGCCCCGGTGCCCGTCGTCGACGTCCGCTCGGACCAGCGCCGTGCCGGTGGCGCCGGGCTCGTCGCGACGATGCTGGTGAAGGACGGCCACGACGTGACGCTCGTCACCGTGCTCGGTGACGACGGCCCGGCCGACCAGCTCCGCTCGCTGCTCCCCGGCGTCCGGATCGTCGACGGGCACTCCGGAGCACCGACCCCGGTGAAGACCCGGGTCCGCGTCGGCGAGCACGCCCTGGTCCGGATCGACGAGGGCTGCGACACCCCGCCGGTCCCAGCCGTGACGTCCGCGATGCGCGACGCCCTCGACGGTGCCGACGCGGTGATCGTCGCCGACTACGGCCGCGGGCTCACCGAGGCCGCCGAGATGCGCGCCGCGCTGCACGCCGTCGTCGCGCACACCCCGGTCGTCTGGGACCCGCACCCGAAGGGCGCCACGCCGGTCGCCGGCACCACCGTCGCCACGCCGAACGCCAGCGAGGCGCACCGCTTCACCGGCATCGCCGGCAGCGGGGTCGCCTTCGCCACCGACGCCGCCGCGGACCTCGTCGCCCGCTGGGACGTCCAGGCCGTCGCCGTCACGATGGGCGATCGCGGCGCCCTGGTCGGCAGCCGCACCCCTCGTGGAGCCGACTCCCGCTTCGTCCCGGCCCCGTCCGTCACCGCCGGTGACCCCTGCGGCGCCGGCGACCGGCTCGCCGCGGGTGTCGCCGTCGCGCTGGCATCCGGTGCGGAGATCGCCGACGCTGTGACCGCCGGGGTCGAGGCCGCGTCCGCGTACCTCGCCGTCGGGGGCGTCGCCTCACTCGTCGAGGGTGCGCCGCCCGCCCCGATCGCCGTGCCCGGCGCCGACCGCGACGCCCTGCGCGTCGTGCACGAGGTCCGGGCCGCCGGCGGCGTGGTCGTCGCCACCGGCGGCTGCTTCGACCTGCTGCACGCCGGCCACGCCCGCACACTGTCGGCAGCGCGGGCCCTCGGCGACTGCCTGGTCGTCTGCCTGAACTCGGACGAGTCCGTCCGCGGGCTGAAGGGTCCGGACCGGCCGATCATGGGCCAGGACGACCGCGTCGAGCTCCTGCTCGCCCTGGACTGCGTCGACGCCGTGGTGGTGTTCGACGAGTCCACCCCCGACGAGGCGCTCCGCCGCTTCCGTCCGGACGTCTGGGCGAAGGGCGGCGACTACACCGCCGACGAGCTGCCCGAGTCCGTGACCCTCGCCGAGTGGGGCGGCCGGGTCGTCACCGTGCCGTTCCACCCGGGCCGCTCCACCACCCGGCTCGCCGCCGCCATCGAACGCGTCGGCTGA
- a CDS encoding glycosyltransferase, with protein sequence MEIAMVSEHASPLATLGGVDAGGQNVHVAALSAALADRGHTVTVYTRRDDASLPVRVPLRPGVDVVHVDAGPARHVPKDDLLPYMSTFAQVLASEWFVDRPDVVHGHFWMSGHATVDAVNQVQARTGGTRIPVVQTFHALGVVKRRHQGTADTSPAEREWLEPAVGRSADQVVATCSDEAFELKSLGVPLRSISVVPCGVDVELFRPDGPVEERGRTFRVLTASRLVQRKGVGTTIAAVAQLVAAGRDVELVIVGGAGTAGADLPDDPEYQRLDALARDLGIRDHVSFRGQLAQEAMGAVYRSADVVVCAPWYEPFGIVPLEAMACGVPLVASRVGGLIDTVVEDATGLHVEPRDEDGLATALGGLLDDPERRAAYARAGRRRAESRYTWQKVATDTERVYERLVAGGRVRPVRPVGGIGAAPTTTRIPDSVRPAEEQLADAALPITERNAR encoded by the coding sequence ATGGAGATCGCCATGGTCTCGGAACACGCGAGCCCGCTCGCGACCCTCGGCGGCGTCGACGCCGGTGGTCAGAACGTCCACGTGGCCGCGCTGTCCGCCGCCCTGGCCGACCGCGGCCACACCGTCACCGTCTACACGCGTCGTGACGACGCCTCGCTGCCGGTCCGGGTGCCGCTCCGGCCGGGTGTCGACGTCGTGCACGTCGACGCCGGTCCCGCGCGGCACGTCCCGAAGGACGACCTGCTCCCCTACATGAGCACGTTCGCGCAGGTGCTGGCGTCGGAGTGGTTCGTCGACCGACCCGACGTCGTGCACGGGCACTTCTGGATGTCCGGCCACGCGACCGTCGACGCGGTGAACCAGGTGCAGGCCCGCACCGGTGGCACCCGCATCCCCGTCGTGCAGACCTTCCACGCACTCGGTGTCGTGAAGCGTCGCCACCAGGGCACGGCCGACACGAGCCCCGCCGAGCGCGAGTGGCTGGAGCCCGCCGTCGGGCGGAGTGCCGACCAGGTCGTGGCGACGTGCTCCGACGAGGCGTTCGAGCTGAAGAGCCTCGGCGTCCCGCTCCGCTCCATCTCCGTCGTCCCCTGCGGCGTCGACGTCGAGCTGTTCCGACCGGACGGCCCCGTCGAGGAACGCGGGCGGACCTTCCGGGTGCTCACCGCCTCGCGCCTGGTGCAGCGGAAGGGCGTCGGCACGACCATCGCCGCCGTCGCCCAGCTCGTCGCTGCCGGTCGCGACGTCGAACTCGTCATCGTCGGCGGCGCCGGCACCGCGGGCGCCGACCTGCCGGACGACCCGGAGTACCAGCGCCTGGACGCGCTGGCCCGCGACCTCGGCATCCGTGACCACGTCTCGTTCCGCGGGCAGCTCGCCCAGGAGGCCATGGGCGCGGTGTACCGGAGCGCGGACGTCGTCGTGTGCGCGCCCTGGTACGAGCCGTTCGGCATCGTCCCGCTCGAGGCGATGGCCTGCGGTGTCCCCTTGGTCGCCTCCCGCGTCGGCGGACTCATCGACACGGTCGTCGAGGACGCCACCGGGCTGCACGTCGAACCGCGCGACGAGGACGGCCTGGCCACCGCGCTCGGCGGGCTGCTCGACGACCCCGAGCGCCGTGCCGCCTACGCTCGCGCCGGTCGCCGCCGTGCCGAGTCCCGCTACACGTGGCAGAAGGTCGCCACCGACACCGAACGCGTCTACGAGCGGCTGGTCGCCGGCGGCCGGGTCCGTCCCGTCCGCCCGGTCGGCGGCATCGGTGCCGCCCCCACGACCACCCGCATCCCGGACTCCGTCCGCCCCGCCGAGGAGCAGCTGGCCGACGCCGCGCTCCCCATCACCGAGAGGAACGCCCGATGA
- the rfaE2 gene encoding D-glycero-beta-D-manno-heptose 1-phosphate adenylyltransferase, producing the protein MTADVRMVRRVVDSVAAAEPVVVVVGDVILDRWTVGAAERVSREAPAPVVRVTETIAVPGGAANTAVNARALGAHVRMVALIGDDETGRVLRDRLEAAGVDTRWLVAVPGATTTSKDRIVGGDRVVVRVDDLAGPPSAADTALLAEATAAAVQGHAPSQGHAPSTAGSSAPTGVRADAVVVCDYDLGVDATAIVPVLEQDRPATVVVDAHDLTRWSALHPDLVTPNAGEAAALLGRDLGQGAERAGTVVAARDEVLAVTGARNAVVTLDRNGTVLLEDGAVPTTDVHRTRATPASEQQASGAGDTFCAAASVALAVATPVRDAVSFAQAAADVVVREAGTSVCTTDALVASVSAPAETVVDHDQLADAVDEARRAGRRIVFTNGCFDVVHRGHTTYLRQASELGDLLVVALNDDDSVRRLKGPERPINTAEDRAGVLAALACVDLVTVFATDTPIPLIERIRPDVYVKGGDYSPEMLSETEVVRAHGGEVVMVDYVAEHSTSAVVRRIRETAAGNGTAPVAPAADPAPAGPGDA; encoded by the coding sequence ATGACCGCCGACGTCCGGATGGTCCGCCGGGTCGTGGATTCCGTCGCCGCGGCCGAGCCGGTCGTCGTCGTGGTCGGCGACGTGATCCTCGACCGATGGACGGTCGGCGCGGCCGAACGGGTCTCCCGTGAAGCCCCCGCGCCCGTCGTCCGGGTCACCGAGACGATCGCCGTCCCGGGAGGCGCGGCCAACACCGCCGTGAACGCCCGGGCCCTGGGTGCCCACGTCCGGATGGTCGCGCTGATCGGCGACGACGAGACCGGCCGCGTGCTCCGCGACCGCCTGGAGGCCGCCGGGGTCGACACCCGCTGGCTCGTGGCCGTGCCGGGAGCGACGACGACGAGCAAGGACCGGATCGTGGGCGGGGACCGCGTGGTGGTCCGGGTCGACGACCTGGCCGGCCCGCCGAGTGCCGCGGACACCGCGCTGCTCGCCGAGGCGACCGCCGCTGCCGTGCAGGGCCACGCGCCCTCGCAGGGCCACGCGCCGAGCACGGCCGGGTCCTCGGCCCCGACGGGCGTGCGGGCCGACGCCGTCGTGGTCTGCGACTACGACCTCGGGGTCGACGCGACCGCGATCGTGCCGGTGCTCGAACAGGACCGCCCCGCCACCGTCGTCGTCGATGCGCACGACCTCACCCGCTGGAGCGCCCTGCACCCCGACCTCGTCACCCCGAACGCGGGCGAGGCCGCCGCGTTGCTCGGCCGCGACCTCGGGCAGGGCGCCGAGCGTGCCGGCACCGTGGTGGCCGCCCGCGACGAGGTCCTCGCGGTCACCGGCGCCCGGAACGCCGTCGTCACGCTCGACCGGAACGGCACCGTCCTGCTCGAGGACGGCGCGGTCCCGACCACCGACGTGCACCGCACCCGTGCCACCCCGGCGTCCGAGCAGCAGGCCTCCGGCGCCGGCGACACGTTCTGTGCCGCCGCCTCGGTCGCCCTCGCCGTGGCGACCCCGGTGCGCGACGCCGTCTCGTTCGCGCAGGCCGCCGCCGACGTCGTCGTGCGTGAGGCCGGGACCTCCGTGTGCACCACCGACGCCCTCGTGGCGTCGGTGTCCGCCCCCGCCGAGACCGTCGTCGACCACGACCAGCTCGCCGACGCGGTCGACGAGGCCCGTCGTGCCGGTCGTCGCATCGTCTTCACGAACGGCTGCTTCGACGTCGTCCACCGCGGACACACGACCTACCTGCGGCAGGCCAGCGAGCTCGGCGACCTGCTCGTCGTCGCGCTGAACGACGACGACTCGGTCCGCCGTCTCAAGGGACCCGAGCGGCCGATCAACACCGCCGAGGACCGCGCCGGCGTGCTCGCCGCCCTGGCCTGCGTCGACCTGGTGACGGTGTTCGCGACCGACACCCCCATCCCGCTCATCGAGCGCATCCGCCCCGACGTCTACGTCAAGGGCGGGGACTACTCCCCCGAGATGCTCAGCGAGACCGAGGTGGTCCGCGCGCACGGCGGCGAGGTCGTGATGGTCGACTACGTGGCCGAGCACTCCACGAGCGCGGTGGTCCGTCGGATCCGCGAGACGGCGGCCGGCAACGGGACCGCTCCGGTTGCCCCGGCTGCCGACCCCGCTCCGGCCGGGCCAGGGGACGCATGA